A window of the Halococcus agarilyticus genome harbors these coding sequences:
- a CDS encoding 30S ribosomal protein S15, with the protein MARMHTRRRGSSSSDTPVADDPPEWSDVDTDAIEKRVVELAEEGYGPSQIGLKLRDEGVQGTPVPDVQLATDKKVTEILDEHDAGSELPEDLRNLLERAVRLREHMAANPGDAQNKRALQNAEAKVRRLADYYRGDELNEDFKYTYERARELL; encoded by the coding sequence ATGGCACGAATGCACACACGACGCCGCGGGTCGTCCAGTTCGGACACGCCCGTGGCGGACGATCCGCCGGAGTGGAGCGACGTCGACACCGACGCCATCGAGAAGCGCGTCGTCGAACTCGCAGAGGAGGGCTACGGCCCGAGCCAGATCGGTCTCAAGCTGCGCGACGAGGGCGTTCAGGGCACGCCGGTGCCGGACGTCCAGCTCGCGACCGACAAGAAGGTGACCGAGATCCTCGACGAGCACGACGCCGGCTCGGAGCTGCCGGAGGACCTCCGGAACCTGCTCGAACGCGCGGTCCGGCTCCGCGAGCACATGGCCGCCAACCCTGGCGACGCCCAGAACAAGCGCGCGCTCCAGAACGCCGAGGCGAAGGTCCGTCGGCTCGCCGACTACTACCGCGGCGACGAGCTCAACGAGGACTTCAAGTACACCTACGAGCGCGCACGGGAACTCCTGTAG